GCCCTCATTTTGAGTCCCAAGGTCATGAGTCATACCATTCGCGGGCGGATTGTCGTCGCGATCGTGCTGGTGGGCTGCGTGCCCCTGCTGATCGGACTGGTGCTGGCCTACATGTCCGGCATGCAGTCCCTGCGCGACGTCATCGGCGGCAACCTCCAGGCCGTGGCCGCCCAGGTCGCAGATCGCGTCACGTTGTTGGTGCAGGGCGAGATTCAAGGCGTCCGGCTGCTCGCCTCGGCTCCGTTGCGGGTCCGCCAGCCAGTCGAGACCGCGAACCGGGCCTATCCTGTCGAGCGCTCAGCCATCGATCAAATCATTCGCGAGCGGATGCAGATGTGGGAGCAGGGGAAGGATGCCTCCGCGCGCCTGCTGGATTCCGCGCTGTCCCGCTTTCTGCGTGAAACCAAAGTCCGTGACGGGGATAAGGTCGTCGGTCTCTTGATCACGGATCAATATGGGGCCCTGGTGGCGGCGAGCTCGGAGCCGGACCATTATGTGTTTAACCAGGAAGCCTGGTGGAGGGCGGTCCAGAGCGGCGACCCGGAGCCGGTCTTCATCAGCGGCGTGATCCCGGCCCGCGAGGGCTCGTTTCGCACGCCGGAGGAAACCATCGATATCGCCGTGCCCATCCTGGACGACCGCCAACATGCGGTGATCGGGGCCATCAAGGCCTCCTATCGGTTCGACAGCCTGTTTGCGATCATCAAACAGATTCGGGTGGGACAAACGGGCCACGCCATGCTGTTCAACGCGGCGGGCCAGCCGCTGATCTGTCCGATCCTGCCGCGGCAAGCGCATCGAATCCCCAGCCAGCTCATGGCCATGATCGTGTCGCCGGACCCGGGCTGGGCCGTGGCGGAGGACGACGGGCATGGCGCCCAGGATACGGTGATCGGCTTTGCGCCGGTCGGCGGGTTGAAGCTGCCAGATAACACCTGGCATGTGTTGGTCCGGCAACAGCCGAGCGAGAGCTACGCGCCGATCCGCGATCAGGTCAGAAACCTGGCCGCGATCGGGCTGGTGATGGTGGGACTGCTCTGGCTGATGGGCCGCTATGTGGCCGCCCGGATCGCCAGACCCATCC
The DNA window shown above is from Nitrospira tepida and carries:
- a CDS encoding sensor histidine kinase, whose amino-acid sequence is MSHTIRGRIVVAIVLVGCVPLLIGLVLAYMSGMQSLRDVIGGNLQAVAAQVADRVTLLVQGEIQGVRLLASAPLRVRQPVETANRAYPVERSAIDQIIRERMQMWEQGKDASARLLDSALSRFLRETKVRDGDKVVGLLITDQYGALVAASSEPDHYVFNQEAWWRAVQSGDPEPVFISGVIPAREGSFRTPEETIDIAVPILDDRQHAVIGAIKASYRFDSLFAIIKQIRVGQTGHAMLFNAAGQPLICPILPRQAHRIPSQLMAMIVSPDPGWAVAEDDGHGAQDTVIGFAPVGGLKLPDNTWHVLVRQQPSESYAPIRDQVRNLAAIGLVMVGLLWLMGRYVAARIARPIQTLQAGVEAISQGTYDRPLDIATGDEFQDLAAAVHRMADRLKTSRAELEALNADLARRVEEKTAEVTGHLKKLQFAERLATLGQVASGIAHEINNPLGIILNRIECMEAEAAHLPEDVWNDLRAIRSQADRISRVTRSVLAMSRGAATTLKPIDMNCVLRACVEVARDRAAAHDVHLETDLAGDVPPVMGDRDRLETVILNLLNNAIDAVRDSDQPRQVTIRSESVQADEGDFVVTTVRDTGPGIPEEILGRIFDPFFTTKKTGQGTGLGLFLSYGIVADHRGRLEVKNDERGAVASVALPALASCVDVHQEAGWRTQARY